In a single window of the Branchiostoma floridae strain S238N-H82 chromosome 2, Bfl_VNyyK, whole genome shotgun sequence genome:
- the LOC118409674 gene encoding mucin-like protein (The sequence of the model RefSeq protein was modified relative to this genomic sequence to represent the inferred CDS: added 281 bases not found in genome assembly), with protein MPGSYSCRCEEGYRSVGKGRHVECKESTLLPYGPSAGDVQLNKTNPTSQATSPLIPVPGGVPLHDGRNHLYAYVSENGFIGVTDKGIRPAMPFAPHPAAVGILAAYWSDVRFHNIPMAAENPPKVWYRAYTQRAAAPDIYDSVGQLVRDYSSHDDYMASFVMIATWENVRPPWRADQTSTFQAVLTTDGNYSYAIYLYEKEAMGWNPRQYYALSDIHAAGDRMVRVGYSVQMDDMNREEWEVTSATWDGEINGRNIFRMDTWLSPTVSGDVPGVVFYRLSANTMNAVSSASRCMDWYKTAESSAELAPELLDTCPPTMAHVRLEAELWEANYMFVEYRYNCCRRHLDNHMGANIRCCYDTYVEGNPLVTQDYISAGHVVKSAHEDRDWDARSWCCNVETPNEFCHLYHKKRPPASSRKYRPTRQATMFGDPHFISMDQRIFTFNGYGEYVLSRTLSGWSVTNGVDFMLQARTAPAPGTTGATVLTAIAGREGSEDSPSIQVYLHSDGDQLVVRNGTDNITESQTSAHGSVLVTKGSKIVDVLAQFPSGMYFHVTTRSAMLFFTVGMPSSFQGYLEGIMGNFDGDDGNDFRLSDGTVLGADATEQNILDFGKSWSLRTVSEAGGIPVEEFTLFHWYDGSTAADYGDDQYQTRLMSDMTLDNPAHMAVCRKSDGTVSQECMYDIAVTGDDDVGQATVWAQDQYWGRENSTSNFAPIIIAPSEIHAEVNSPVSLTIEVSDPNPGDVLNITVQGGDLSSFLYTDDGVIRATFTWTPTVDDLVAATAIQFKAVDDKGAVTIASPQTIVCYCSGYGTCDYSSLSYRQGMFGQAVCFCKPAFIGDMCQEQIDMCQFQPCYPGGRCIPDPNGDAGYICNNQCPEGLTGDGQNCEDEDECLEVDSDTGQPTHGCEQDCVNYPGGYACTCQEGYRITGDSRNKCENINECESPDLHTCPAHLVCEDTTPGYRCACQSGHHMDRYGRCVDTDECLVDNGGCQRLCVNTAGSYHCECGGDYVLSEDGMACTDTNPCERQNKCNHTCIDKEGWHHCDCLEPYYLLGDGATCAANETCDSRWCTPEDIAVCSKIVDTFWCHCPRGYRKERNNCEDINECIEGSSRCSQRCVNQPGYYTCECVAGYRLAADGRTCLDVDECEDNNGGCGDMCENYPGGFRCTCGPGYEMTPIDYTPSYEPAPTGLCQDVDECLYNLDMCGPNAECTNTIGSYTCTCKAGFQLQSDGVTCLDINECASGNGQCSDLCVNQEGSYHCACRTGGKLTPNGKDCEDIDECTSVWLNRCRSTAYCVDKVRGYDCHCTEGYRPYNDRTGCNSAVWCPADWEAKCDYRCLMLPTPVSNPATNRCTATTTSAPPVAATTTTTTTTTTNPATTTAATTTTTAATTASLNTTTSLLTSMNSTSPTTSSLDSTSAPTTSSLVSTAAPTTSSLVSTAAPTTSLDSTTAAPSTATTGTSMGSTAIDNTTMAPMISTADITTSTGRTTTTQPPAVLMTTECVEAPVEFRNVPTCVCQRGKQLAADGRTCEDVDECALSPPVCGDPSVTHATCENKPGYYLCNCQSGYVMDVDRKACTLNSGGWGPWSDWGPCSKSCDLGMQSRTRVCDSPAPSFGQPTCQGSSTGVQMCAENNCPSDATERENAVFLKFKDMPAGEYPMVEAALRAKVSNLVNRYCRGRGAFPICCPEASEDQGPNRGDIVGVNDITFIPGTPRGVDNDKNLEVGIIVHIPQQNDLCTPSELAMSLPHPELSRQLNRTLTGFYLFDRDELKIALQRGKTDVQNVVGYTPHDLLAEPTAAESGTPGWAIAVIALGILVILVLILIAVLYIFRWKPKATVEPDTGESHA; from the exons GTGAGTGAGAATGGCTTCATTGGGGTCACTGATAAAGGCATTAGGCCAGCCATGCCCTTCGCCCCCCACCCCGCAGCTGTTGGAATATTGGCTGCATACTGGTCAGATGTACGCTTCCATAACATTCCCATGGCAGCGGAAAACCCTCCTAAG GTCTGGTACAGAGCCTACACCCAGAGAGCAGCAGCTCCAGATATCTATGACTCTGTTGGACAGTTGGTGAGAGACTACTCCTCACATGATGACTACATGGCTTCATTTGTGATGATTGCAACTTGGGAGAATGTTCGCCCCCCTTGGAGAGCAGACCAG ACAAGCACTTTCCAGGCAGTACTGACTACCGATGGCAACTACAGCTATGCTATCTACCTGTATGAGAAAGAAGCTATGGGTTGGAACCCACGTCAATACTATGCCCTGTCT GACATCCATGCAGCAGGAGACCGGATGGTGAGAGTGGGGTACTCTGTACAAATGGATGACATGAACAGGGAAGAATGGGAGGTGACATCTGCCACCTGGGATGGGGAAATTAATGGAAGGAATATCTTTAG AATGGACACATGGCTCAGCCCAACAGTTTCTGGAGATGTACCAGGGGTAGTGTTCTACAGGCTTAGTGCGAACACAATGAACGCTGTCTCCAGTGCTAGTCGATGCATGGACTGGTACAAG ACCGCAGAATCGTCTGCAGAGCTAGCTCCAGAGCTGCTTGACACCTGTCCCCCCACCATGGCTCATGTCAGGCTGGAGGCAGAGCTGTGGGAAGCCAACTACATGTTTGTGGAG CTATGATACCTATGTTGAAGGAAACCCACTGGTCACCCAGGACTATATTTCAGCTGGACATGTTGTCAAG TCAGCTCACGAGGATAGGGACTGGGATGCCCGCAGCTGGTGCTGCAACGTGGAAACCCCGAATGAGTTCTGTCATCTTTACCACAAAAAAAGACCACCTGCAAGCTCAAGAAAGTACAGGCCAACAAGACAAG CCACCATGTTTGGTGATCCACACTTCATCTCCATGGACCAGCGGATATTCACGTTTAACGGGTACGGAGAGTACGTCCTATCACGGACCCTCTCAGGTTGGTCTGTGACCAATGGTGTGGATTTCATGCTGCAAGCCCGTACTGCCCCGGCTCCAGGGACCACAGGTGCCACTGTGCTAAC AGCTATTGCTGGACGTGAAGGCTCAGAAGACAGCCCATCCATCCAGGTTTACCTACACAGTGATGGTGACCAGCTGGTTGTAAGGAATGGCACAGATAACATCACTGAGAGTCAGACGTCTGCACATGGCTCCGTCTTGGTGACAAAAG GTTCCAAGATTGTTGATGTATTGGCCCAGTTCCCCTCTGGTATGTATTTCCATGTGACAACAAGGTCAGCCATGCTGTTCTTCACTGTGGGCATGCCCAGTAGCTTCCAGGGATACCTTGAAGGCATAATGGGTAATTTTGATGGAGATGATGGCAATGACTTCAG GCTATCAGAtggaactgtccttggtgctgatgccACAGAACAGAACATTCTAGACTTTGGCAAGTCAT GGTCCCTAAGAACTGTCAGCGAGGCAGGTGGTATACCAGTGGAAGAATTTACCCTGTTTCACTGGTATGATGGGAGCACTGCAGCAGACTATGGGGATGACCAATACCAGACCAG GCTGATGTCAGATATGACTCTAGACAACCCAGCTCACATGGCAGTGTGCAGGAAGTCTGATGGTACTGTGAGCCAGGAGTGTATGTACGACATTGCTGTGACTGGCGATGACGATGTTGGGCAAGCTACTGTATGGGCACAGGACCAATACTGGGGCAGGGAAAACTCCACTA GTAACTTTGCCCCAATCATCATTGCTCCATCTGAGATCCATGCAGAAGTTAACTCTCCCGTCAGCCTCACCATTGAGGTGTCAGATCCAAACCCAGGGGATGTCCTGAACATTACAGTGCAG GGAGGAGATTTGTCTTCCTTTCTGTACACTGACGATGGTGTCATTAGAGCCACATTTACTTGGACCCCAACCGTTGATGATCTAGTTGCTGCTACAGCCATCCAATTTAAAG CTGTGGATGACAAAGGAGCTGTGACCATAGCAAGTCCCCAGACCATTGTCTGCTACTGTAGTGGTTATGGCACATGTGACTACAGCAGCCTGAGCTACCGACAGGGAATGTTTGGCCAGGCGGTTTGCTTCTGTAAGCCAGCCTTCATCGGGGACATGTGCCAGGAACAGATTGACATGTGTCAGTTCCAGCCCTGCTATCCAG GAGGGCGCTGTATCCCTGACCCTAACGGTGATGCAGGTTACATTTGTAACAACCAGTGTCCAGAGGGGTTGACTGGAGATGGACAAAACTGTGAAG ATGAAGATGAGTGTCTGGAGGTAGATAGTGATACTGGCCAGCCCACCCATGGCTGTGAGCAGGACTGTGTCAACTACCCAGGGGGCTATGCCTGCACCTGCCAGGAAGGCTACAGGATCACTGGTGACAGCCGCAACAAATGTGAAA ATATCAATGAATGTGAAAGCCCAGACTTGCACACCTGTCCAGCTCACCTGGTCTGTGAGGATACCACACCTGGCTACAGGTGTGCCTGTCAATCTGGCCATCACATGGACCGCTATGGCAGATGTGTAG ACACTGATGAGTGCCTTGTTGACAATGGTGGGTGCCAGAGGCTCTGTGTCAACACTGCTGGCAGCTACCACTGTGAATGCGGGGGCGACTATGTCTTGTCAGAGGATGGAATGGCTTGCACAG ACACCAACCCTTGTGAGAGGCAGAACAAGTGTAATCACACCTGCATTGATAAGGAAGGCTGGCACCACTGTGACTGCCTGGAACCCTACTACCTCTTGGGAGATGGAGCAACTTGTGCTG CCAATGAGACATGTGATTCACGATGGTGCACTCCCGAGGATATTGCTGTTTGCTCCAAAATTGTTGACACATTTTGGTGTCACTGCCCAAGAGGGTATAGGAAAGAGCGGAACAATTGTGAAG ACATTAATGAATGCATTGAAGGCAGTAGTAGGTGCAGCCAGAGATGTGTCAACCAGCCAGGCTACTACACTTGTGAATGTGTGGCTGGGTACAGGCTGGCTGCAGATGGACGGACGTGCCTTG ATGTTGATGAGTGTGAGGACAATAATGGAGGCTGTGGAGACATGTGTGAGAACTACCCTGGTGGCTTCCGCTGTACCTGCGGCCCAGGCTATGAGATGACACCCATCGACTACACACCCAGCTATGAGCCTGCTCCTACTGGACTTTGCCAAG ATGTGGATGAATGCCTTTACAACTTGGACATGTGTGGTCCAAATGCCGAGTGCACCAACACGATTGGCAGCTACACCTGTACCTGCAAGGCAGGCTTCCAGCTGCAGTCTGATGGTGTCACCTGCCTAG ATATAAATGAGTGTGCATCTGGCAATGGGCAATGCTCTGACCTGTGTGTCAACCAGGAGGGGAGTTACCACTGTGCCTGTAGAACTGGAGGCAAGCTGACACCCAATGGAAAAGACTGTGAAG ATATTGATGAGTGCACATCTGTATGGCTGAACCGCTGCCGTAGCACCGCCTACTGTGTGGACAAAGTCAGGGGATATGACTGCCACTGTACAGAGGGTTACAGGCCTTACAATGACAGAACTGGATGTAACT CTGCCGTGTGGTGCCCTGCAGATTGGGAAGCTAAGTGTGATTACAGATGTCTGATGCTTCCTACTCCTGTTAGCAACCCAGCAACAAACAG GTGCACAGCAACAACTACATCAGCACCCCCTGTTGCTGCTACAACAAccactacaacaacaacaacaaccaatcCAGCAACCActacagcagcaacaacaaccactacagcagcaacaacagccTCTCTGAACACTACCACCTCACTATTGACTTCTATGAACAGTACATCACCAACAACATCATCTCTGGACAGCACATCAGCACCAACAACATCATCTCTGGTCAGCACAGCAGCGCCAACAACATCATCTCTGGTCAGCACAGCAGCGCCAACAACTTCCCTGGACAGCACAACAGCAGCACcatcaacagcaacaacaggaaCATCTATGGGGAGCACAGCTATAGATAATACCACTATGGCACCCATGATCAGCACTGCTGACATCACTACAAGCACTG GTAGGACAACAACCACCCAGCCACCTGCTGTACTAATGACAACAGAATGTGTGGAGGCTCCTGTTGAGTTCAGGAATGTACCAACATGTGTCTGTCAGCGAGGGAAACAGTTGGCTGCAGATGGTAGAACTTGTGAAG ATGTTGATGAATGTGCCCTGTCCCCACCAGTCTGTGGTGATCCATCTGTCACACATGCCACCTGTGAGAACAAGCCTGGATACTACCTGTGTAACTGCCAGAGTGGGTATGTCATGGATGTTGACAGGAAAGCCTGCACAT TGAACTCTGGTGGCTGGGGACCTTGGTCTGACTGGGGGCCTTGCAGTAAGTCATGTGACCTAGGCATGCAGTCCAGGACCAGGGTGTGCGACAGCCCTGCACCTAGTTTTGGCCAGCCAACATGTCAGGGGAGCAGCACTGGTGTGCAGATGTGTGCGGAGAATAACTGTCCCT CTGATGCAACTGAAAGGGAGAATGCTGTTTTCTTGAAGTTTAAAGACATGCCTGCTGGAGAG TACCCAATGGTGGAAGCAGCTCTAAGAGCAAAGGTATCCAACCTGGTTAATAGGTACTGCAGAGGAAGGGGTGCATTCCCCATATGCTGCCCAGAGGCTTCAGAAGACCAAGG acCTAATAGAGGAGACATTGTAGGTGTGAACGACATCACTTTCATCCCTGGCACTCCAAGGGGCGTTGATAACGACAAGAATTTGGA AGTTGGCATAATTGTCCACATCCCCCAGCAGAATGACCTTTGCACTCCTTCTGAGCTTGCTATGAGCTTGCCACACCCAGAACTGTCTAGGCAGCTGAACAGGACCCTAACTGGTTTCTACCTGTTTGATCGAGATGAGCTGAAGATAGCACTGCAGAGGGGCAAGACTGATGTGCAAAAT GTTGTTGGCTATACTCCACATGACCTCTTGGCAGAACCAACTGCTGCTGAGTCCGGCACGCCAGGCTGGGCTATAGCTGTGATTGCACTGGGCATCCTGGTCATACTGGTGTTAATCCTCATAGCTGTGCTCTATATATTCCGTTGGAA GCCCAAGGCAACAGTGGAACCAGATACTGGGGAGAGCCATGCCTAA
- the LOC118408763 gene encoding rhoGEF domain-containing protein gxcI-like yields the protein MTSAGTTSSPSSAAMTTILTTTSPPTTEETTRGTTLDPTTAAVTTHSTAGMESTGTSATTATLGGTTAAVNTYTVSSHPDITSPPPAPPVQTTAAPGDNTLDDCTNSAECVNMPGSYSCRCEEGYRSVGKGRQVECKDGNYDLYYGMEAVHKVSNL from the exons ATGACTTCAGCAGGCACAACATCAAGTCCATCTTCTGCTGCCATGACAACAATTCTCACAACAACCAGCCCTCCAACAACTGAAGAGACAACAAGAGGCACAACACTTGATCCGACAACAGCAGCAGTAACCACCCACTCAACGGCAGGGATGGAAAGCACAGGAACGTCTGCCACAACAG CTACATTGGGAGGGACAACAGCTGCAGTCAATACCTACACAGTGTCCAGTCATCCTGACATCACTAGCCCCCCTCCTGCCCCCCCTGTTCAAACAACAGCTGCACCTGGTGACAACACGCTGGATGACTGCACGAACAGTGCCGAGTGTGTGAACATGCCAGGCAGCTACAGCTGCAGGTGTGAGGAAGGATACCGGAGTGTTGGCAAAGGCAGACAAGTGGAATGCAAAG ATGGTAATTACGATCTGTACTATGGCATGGAAGCTGTTCACAAAGTATCAAATTTGTAA